The following coding sequences are from one Bifidobacterium sp. window:
- a CDS encoding MerR family transcriptional regulator, giving the protein MHIGEFAQSIGVSPRQVRYWSIHHVLPDNRDQSGYREYCKEDSKIALRVRDMLSAGLSIEQVQRLSSCLNYERGVCLRERAELKAKAEDIEQQIQQLTVTKSIIEEVLRNAPIIQAPES; this is encoded by the coding sequence ATGCATATAGGTGAATTTGCACAGTCAATCGGTGTGAGTCCAAGGCAGGTGAGGTATTGGAGTATCCATCATGTGCTGCCTGACAATCGAGATCAATCCGGTTATCGCGAATATTGCAAGGAAGATTCGAAGATTGCTCTACGCGTGCGTGATATGTTGTCCGCTGGACTGAGCATTGAACAAGTTCAGCGCTTGTCGTCATGTCTGAATTATGAGCGCGGTGTGTGTTTGAGAGAACGGGCAGAGCTCAAAGCCAAAGCTGAAGATATTGAACAACAGATACAACAACTTACGGTTACAAAATCGATAATTGAAGAAGTGCTGCGGAATGCGCCGATTATTCAGGCTCCGGAGTCATAG
- a CDS encoding Ppx/GppA phosphatase family protein, whose product MAKHRPDTTRLGVLDIGSNTIHMLIVDAAPGSRPDPEASTKSTVRLMQYLKEDGCIKKAGVEAILAGVDQGMALAEEYNVTQLLPMATSAIREAPNGAKILQQIEQHIGRGVVVLSGNDEARLTFLAARRWYGWDAGRLLVLDIGGGSLEVAIGADEDPSLAMSVPAGAGRITRELLPEGMATAKELESVRNNVRDIMEPIAKAFNDEKKPDHAVATSKTFRSLARLAGNIVQTPSGDSWIMTREQLDDWIPRLAAISPEQRVALPGITVERTVQIVGGGIVASEIMRILKVEQVEICPWALREGSILRWLDQFGRTRLGF is encoded by the coding sequence ATGGCTAAACATCGTCCAGATACTACCCGCTTGGGAGTGCTCGATATAGGTTCCAACACTATTCATATGTTGATTGTCGATGCGGCTCCAGGGTCAAGGCCAGATCCCGAAGCATCTACAAAGTCCACAGTTCGCTTGATGCAGTACCTTAAAGAGGATGGTTGCATCAAAAAAGCTGGCGTTGAGGCAATCCTGGCAGGTGTCGATCAAGGCATGGCACTTGCTGAGGAATATAATGTCACTCAATTACTGCCGATGGCCACCTCAGCAATTCGAGAAGCCCCTAACGGAGCAAAAATATTGCAACAAATCGAGCAACACATTGGTAGAGGAGTAGTGGTTCTATCAGGTAATGACGAAGCTCGACTCACCTTTTTAGCTGCACGACGATGGTATGGATGGGATGCGGGACGACTGCTGGTACTCGACATCGGTGGAGGGTCCTTGGAAGTTGCGATAGGCGCGGATGAAGACCCATCCTTGGCTATGTCTGTTCCTGCAGGAGCAGGACGCATTACTCGTGAGCTATTACCTGAAGGTATGGCCACCGCCAAGGAGCTCGAATCCGTTCGCAATAATGTGCGAGACATCATGGAGCCTATTGCCAAGGCTTTCAACGACGAGAAAAAACCGGATCATGCAGTAGCGACCTCAAAGACCTTCCGATCTTTGGCACGTCTAGCTGGAAACATTGTGCAGACACCTTCGGGTGACAGTTGGATTATGACCCGAGAACAATTGGATGATTGGATTCCGAGACTCGCTGCAATTTCACCAGAACAACGCGTCGCTTTGCCGGGCATCACCGTTGAGCGAACAGTGCAAATCGTCGGGGGAGGCATAGTTGCTTCTGAAATCATGCGTATCTTGAAAGTGGAACAAGTAGAAATATGCCCTTGGGCCCTTCGGGAGGGTTCTATCTTGCGGTGGTTGGACCAATTCGGTCGTACTCGCTTAGGCTTCTGA
- a CDS encoding lectin-C encodes MADIKKYDEHAFEIDTVSAGKLAVDIETLKHFDVSKHEHGVAACGCCGCCFTGDCCGDSDCVNGKECGAKDCHEACRENNEHHDCAFCHLAFDTDEESHEEILNDLKDLSQALAA; translated from the coding sequence ATGGCTGATATCAAAAAGTACGACGAGCATGCATTTGAAATTGATACAGTTTCTGCGGGAAAACTTGCCGTAGATATCGAGACCCTGAAGCACTTTGATGTTTCCAAGCACGAGCACGGCGTTGCCGCATGTGGGTGCTGCGGATGTTGTTTCACTGGCGACTGCTGCGGTGACTCAGATTGTGTCAACGGCAAGGAGTGTGGAGCAAAAGATTGCCATGAAGCATGCCGAGAAAACAACGAGCATCACGATTGCGCTTTCTGCCATCTGGCATTTGATACAGACGAAGAGTCTCATGAAGAAATCCTCAACGATCTGAAGGATTTGTCGCAAGCCCTTGCCGCCTAA
- a CDS encoding LysE family transporter, producing MLTFFLQGVVAGLAIAIPVGSSSALTMTIGARYGWKSGLAAGAGTGVILGVFAFLAVFLGNMISPIIVEASPVLRWVCCTVLIGMGLFMVLSAIASLRSSDTTLKKARK from the coding sequence ATGTTGACATTCTTTCTTCAAGGTGTTGTTGCCGGACTAGCCATTGCTATACCCGTAGGATCAAGCTCTGCACTGACGATGACCATCGGTGCCCGATACGGCTGGAAATCAGGATTAGCCGCAGGAGCTGGTACAGGAGTCATACTCGGAGTATTTGCCTTCCTGGCTGTGTTTCTAGGGAATATGATTTCGCCAATAATCGTTGAGGCTTCCCCAGTATTGCGCTGGGTCTGTTGCACGGTGTTAATTGGTATGGGATTATTCATGGTGCTTAGTGCTATTGCCTCATTACGAAGTTCAGACACGACACTGAAGAAGGCACGCAAGTAA
- a CDS encoding heavy metal translocating P-type ATPase — MNEAAENQIRHIDESTAQVERNGSRSSILSLLRRIEHEDLIRVLVCLALTAAVGLLDLFQDVSTVMVPLIIGLTIVGLIVGCWPIVKESWEDIRAKKMSMDLSMLIAIVAAAAIGQWLTSLVIVVFVLLAEILEDLCMDQGEDALSDLMSFLPHQVRVRVSEFEQKDIPLSEVQIGQVVIVSPGGRIPVDGEVVAGSSSVDESRITGESMPVALSVGSAVYSGSVNQDGALEISVSKVGEDSSFGRIITALKDAQSSSAPVQRLADTLATALVLIAVAGAVLTWIVTQDIRSAISVVIVAGSCGVVAGTPLAMLASMARVARTGAFVKDGLHMESLSGIDTVIFDKTGTLTKGTPEVTQVLAEPDIDESVLLGIASSAESYSEHPLGKAIVEYANAHGIKPIHAEHFESTAGRGVRCSINGQIVTVGTEAFMPQRVRESIATLTSTSLQSSTSAPSTANSADRTVVQSAVHIACDEHYLGSIMLADAPRTSAASCIAELHRQGIRVVMLTGDRTQVAEEIAKQLGIDHVHAELLPEDKATALKRQREAGHRIAMVGDGVNDAPVLALADVGIAMGSGTDIARESADVVLISSDLNDVASLLHTARRARRIIMCNFVGTIVVDAIGMLLAAFGILTPLFSAIVHVGSESAFILNSARLIPRRHHSIPDVQ, encoded by the coding sequence ATGAATGAAGCGGCTGAGAATCAGATAAGGCATATCGACGAAAGCACAGCTCAGGTTGAGCGTAACGGCTCGAGATCTTCGATATTGTCGTTGTTGCGTCGAATCGAGCACGAAGATCTCATTAGAGTATTAGTCTGTTTGGCGCTGACTGCGGCAGTTGGACTGTTGGATCTGTTTCAAGATGTTTCCACCGTGATGGTGCCGCTGATTATCGGATTAACGATAGTAGGCCTGATCGTTGGTTGTTGGCCGATCGTTAAGGAATCTTGGGAAGATATCCGTGCCAAAAAAATGAGCATGGATTTGTCAATGCTTATTGCAATCGTGGCAGCTGCAGCGATAGGGCAGTGGCTAACATCTTTGGTAATTGTGGTATTTGTGCTTCTTGCAGAAATTCTTGAAGACTTATGTATGGATCAAGGCGAAGATGCCTTATCAGATTTGATGTCTTTTCTTCCTCATCAGGTCCGTGTGCGTGTGAGCGAGTTTGAGCAAAAAGACATTCCTCTATCAGAGGTTCAGATTGGTCAAGTTGTTATAGTCTCTCCTGGTGGGCGAATCCCTGTTGATGGAGAAGTGGTTGCTGGATCTTCGAGTGTTGATGAATCAAGAATTACTGGCGAATCAATGCCTGTTGCTCTGAGCGTCGGAAGCGCAGTGTATTCGGGCTCGGTCAATCAAGATGGAGCTCTGGAAATCAGTGTATCCAAGGTTGGTGAAGATTCCTCATTTGGTCGAATTATTACTGCATTAAAGGATGCACAATCTTCATCAGCTCCCGTGCAACGACTGGCTGATACGCTCGCCACCGCACTGGTATTGATTGCTGTAGCAGGTGCTGTATTGACATGGATCGTTACCCAAGATATCCGCAGTGCAATTTCTGTGGTGATAGTTGCGGGTTCATGCGGTGTGGTTGCAGGTACTCCATTGGCAATGTTGGCATCAATGGCTCGTGTAGCTCGAACAGGGGCATTTGTTAAAGATGGGCTGCATATGGAGTCATTGTCAGGAATCGACACGGTTATTTTTGATAAAACCGGTACTTTGACAAAAGGGACTCCTGAGGTCACGCAAGTACTCGCGGAGCCCGATATAGACGAGTCAGTCTTACTGGGCATTGCCTCATCTGCAGAGTCCTATTCAGAGCATCCGTTGGGGAAAGCTATTGTTGAGTATGCCAATGCCCATGGAATCAAGCCAATACATGCGGAACATTTTGAAAGTACGGCTGGCCGTGGTGTACGGTGCTCTATCAATGGTCAGATAGTTACTGTGGGGACAGAGGCATTTATGCCTCAGAGAGTTCGCGAAAGCATTGCCACGCTCACGAGTACTTCCCTGCAGTCATCAACTTCAGCGCCTTCGACTGCAAATTCAGCCGATCGCACAGTAGTACAGAGCGCTGTGCACATTGCTTGTGATGAGCATTATTTGGGGAGCATCATGCTCGCCGATGCTCCTAGGACAAGTGCCGCCTCGTGCATTGCCGAACTGCATCGTCAGGGCATACGAGTGGTGATGCTCACAGGAGACCGTACTCAGGTTGCTGAAGAGATTGCCAAGCAGTTGGGAATCGACCATGTGCATGCAGAACTATTACCGGAAGATAAAGCTACAGCTTTGAAGCGCCAGCGAGAGGCTGGGCATCGCATAGCTATGGTTGGTGATGGCGTTAATGATGCTCCAGTATTAGCGCTCGCAGATGTTGGCATCGCTATGGGGAGCGGCACTGATATTGCGCGAGAAAGTGCTGATGTGGTGCTTATCAGTTCCGATCTCAATGATGTGGCTTCGTTATTACACACTGCACGCCGCGCTCGGCGCATTATCATGTGTAATTTTGTAGGCACCATTGTGGTAGATGCTATTGGCATGTTGCTTGCGGCATTTGGCATTCTTACTCCGCTGTTTTCTGCAATAGTGCATGTTGGTAGCGAGTCAGCATTCATTCTCAACTCTGCTCGGCTGATCCCTCGTCGTCACCATTCGATACCTGATGTTCAGTGA
- a CDS encoding ArsR/SmtB family transcription factor yields MLGASLYNPRMSTYYIHMFEDMNIYEYGENNAYIELAASVFSLLSDPTRLRIILLLKNGEFPVGEIAHRLGKRQAVISQHLAKMRLGKLVLARQEGTYVYYRLSDEHVSALVDQAIYQSEHIVDVVPAHHSIESSHLQGVGNTQYVSVSSGDANQPASATVPVNEELSHE; encoded by the coding sequence ATGCTCGGCGCGTCACTGTACAACCCTCGTATGTCAACCTACTATATTCATATGTTCGAAGATATGAATATATACGAGTATGGCGAGAATAACGCCTATATCGAGCTTGCTGCCAGTGTCTTTTCTCTGCTGTCTGATCCGACAAGACTGAGAATTATTTTGCTGCTCAAGAATGGCGAATTTCCAGTCGGTGAGATTGCTCATCGACTAGGGAAAAGACAGGCTGTCATCTCACAACATCTTGCAAAAATGCGTTTAGGAAAGTTAGTGCTCGCTCGTCAAGAAGGTACTTATGTGTATTACAGATTGAGTGATGAGCATGTAAGCGCCTTGGTAGATCAGGCCATCTATCAATCAGAACATATTGTGGATGTTGTGCCGGCGCATCACTCAATCGAGTCCTCTCATCTGCAAGGCGTAGGCAATACTCAATATGTCTCAGTAAGCTCAGGTGATGCAAATCAGCCAGCCTCGGCAACGGTACCCGTGAATGAGGAGCTTAGCCATGAATGA
- a CDS encoding MFS transporter has protein sequence MKKLLTLSFLVMFLIGTDTFLVSPLLPALSAQMSFPIAQGGWLVSAYAIGYCVAAIIIGPLSDELNRRNVLITGVFLFSIATMACAAATSFSMLLILRFITGICAAIGSPQIWAIIPQLVHKDKIAAVMSAPTAGLTIATMLGVPIGSFLSARDIHSPFLAVGGASFIVTLALALLFPHLPNTRSIAGHGTTTLQRSYPENNHLGMRHFNVSHLRKHSLPSIISSLVGSYHRLFMNPQARPYFLAYFIFQIGNFAVMTFIATWFAQAFDLNQTQIGLAVLIIGVGNCIGAFAGPLLTSRLAHGKLLLSGFCIYLAVYACLASAPSIVVACILLSISYMVSGAIFPLFIERLQSLTTNQRGTVSTLSNITMYAGSTVAGFVGGPAMAHLPGFWGISILAFLCMLMSLLLWYRSKALT, from the coding sequence ATGAAGAAACTGCTTACGCTTTCTTTCCTGGTCATGTTCCTCATCGGAACTGACACATTTCTGGTCTCACCGTTATTACCCGCTCTATCCGCGCAGATGTCATTTCCCATCGCCCAAGGAGGATGGCTTGTTTCAGCTTATGCGATAGGGTACTGCGTCGCAGCAATTATCATTGGGCCACTTTCAGATGAGTTGAACCGCCGAAATGTATTGATAACAGGGGTCTTCCTCTTCTCGATTGCCACAATGGCTTGTGCTGCAGCCACGAGTTTTTCGATGCTACTGATATTACGATTCATTACTGGTATATGTGCAGCCATAGGCTCTCCACAAATATGGGCAATCATCCCCCAATTAGTACACAAAGACAAGATTGCTGCAGTCATGTCAGCTCCGACGGCGGGACTCACCATAGCCACAATGCTCGGAGTACCCATTGGTAGCTTTCTTTCAGCCAGAGATATTCACAGCCCGTTCCTCGCCGTAGGAGGCGCGTCATTCATAGTAACGTTGGCGCTGGCATTGTTATTTCCCCATCTGCCCAACACCCGTTCAATCGCAGGCCACGGCACAACAACACTTCAGCGAAGCTATCCAGAAAATAACCATCTGGGAATGAGACATTTCAACGTGAGTCATCTGCGCAAGCACTCATTGCCAAGCATTATCTCGTCACTAGTCGGCTCATATCACAGACTCTTCATGAATCCGCAGGCTCGACCCTATTTTTTGGCCTATTTCATCTTCCAAATTGGCAACTTTGCAGTGATGACTTTCATCGCTACATGGTTTGCACAAGCTTTCGATCTCAACCAGACACAAATCGGTCTAGCAGTACTGATTATCGGCGTAGGAAACTGCATAGGGGCCTTCGCTGGTCCTCTGCTGACCTCACGCTTAGCTCACGGTAAATTGCTACTGTCTGGATTCTGCATATATCTCGCGGTGTACGCCTGCCTAGCTAGCGCTCCTAGTATCGTCGTCGCCTGCATATTGCTCAGCATCAGCTACATGGTTAGTGGAGCAATTTTTCCGCTATTTATCGAACGCTTACAATCCCTAACTACCAATCAACGTGGCACTGTATCGACTCTCAGCAATATCACCATGTACGCAGGAAGTACTGTTGCAGGCTTCGTGGGCGGGCCTGCAATGGCTCATCTCCCTGGATTCTGGGGCATATCGATTCTTGCGTTTCTGTGCATGCTGATGTCACTGCTGTTGTGGTATCGATCCAAAGCCCTGACATGA
- a CDS encoding aspartate aminotransferase family protein, giving the protein MGHEFPEDSAIWDDAVALDRAHVFHSWSAQKKIHPFEIVTGHGSTLVDAQGKEYLDFTSQLVNVNIGYQHPKVLEGIAQQSALMCTLGPGYANLARGRAANLVAKRAPEGFSKVFFTNAGADANENAIRAARQFTGRDKIISSYRSYHGNTGAAISATGDWRRKPNDFSRGHVHIMTPYLYRSPFFANTEEEECARALEHFEQVVRFEGPDTIAAVLLESIPGTAGVMVPPKDYFKGIREITKKYGILMITDEVMAGFGRTGEWFALDAFDYVPDLISFAKGCNSGYVPAGGVIFSDEIAHYFDERVFPGGLTYSGHPLAMASIVAAQEAMQAEDIVGNAHRVGEEVIATGLNDLKAKHEHIGDVRGKGVMWVAEMVADRSSKEMLDSETMSAIHTKAKDAGLFIDVHDNRIHVVPPCVITPEEAQRGIDILDSVLTELGC; this is encoded by the coding sequence ATGGGACATGAATTTCCCGAGGATTCAGCAATTTGGGATGACGCAGTGGCATTGGATAGAGCTCATGTATTCCATTCATGGAGTGCACAGAAAAAGATACATCCTTTTGAAATCGTAACGGGGCACGGTTCAACCTTGGTCGATGCACAGGGCAAAGAGTATCTCGATTTCACGAGTCAGCTGGTGAATGTCAACATAGGTTATCAACACCCGAAGGTACTTGAGGGGATTGCTCAGCAATCCGCATTGATGTGCACTCTTGGTCCAGGATATGCAAACTTGGCACGAGGCCGAGCGGCTAATCTAGTAGCTAAGCGGGCACCAGAGGGCTTTTCGAAGGTGTTCTTTACCAATGCAGGTGCCGACGCTAATGAAAATGCCATTCGTGCAGCAAGACAATTTACCGGTCGTGACAAAATCATCTCTTCATATCGTAGTTACCATGGCAATACTGGAGCTGCAATATCAGCGACAGGTGATTGGCGCAGAAAGCCCAATGATTTTTCACGCGGACATGTCCATATCATGACGCCGTACTTGTATCGCTCACCATTCTTTGCGAACACTGAAGAGGAAGAATGCGCTCGTGCACTCGAACATTTTGAACAAGTAGTTCGCTTCGAGGGGCCAGACACCATCGCTGCCGTATTGTTGGAATCTATTCCAGGAACTGCAGGGGTTATGGTCCCACCAAAAGACTATTTCAAGGGCATCCGAGAGATCACCAAGAAGTATGGCATTTTGATGATTACAGATGAAGTTATGGCTGGTTTCGGACGTACTGGCGAATGGTTTGCTTTGGACGCATTCGACTATGTACCTGATTTGATCTCCTTTGCTAAGGGTTGTAATTCTGGTTATGTGCCAGCTGGCGGTGTGATTTTCTCTGATGAAATTGCGCACTACTTTGATGAACGAGTGTTTCCTGGTGGACTTACCTATTCCGGTCATCCACTGGCGATGGCTTCAATCGTTGCTGCGCAGGAAGCCATGCAGGCCGAGGATATCGTTGGCAATGCTCACCGTGTGGGTGAGGAAGTCATTGCCACGGGACTCAACGATCTGAAAGCTAAGCATGAACATATCGGTGATGTACGCGGTAAAGGTGTGATGTGGGTCGCAGAGATGGTGGCTGATCGTTCCAGTAAGGAGATGCTTGACAGTGAAACGATGTCAGCAATTCACACTAAAGCAAAGGATGCGGGATTGTTTATCGATGTTCATGACAACCGTATCCATGTCGTGCCTCCCTGTGTAATCACACCGGAGGAAGCGCAACGAGGGATTGATATTCTTGATAGCGTGCTCACTGAGCTTGGATGCTGA
- a CDS encoding SDR family oxidoreductase has product MADVSQTAQTVTQDAKRVVITGASSGIGAETARVLAADGWHVVLLARREEKLKALAEEIESAGGVSSYQVCDITDEDSTDIAVKKIIDQGPVKALVNCAGGAIGKDPVATANLDDWRGMYELNVIGTLRITQKLLPTLKESEGTVLIISSTAGIEPYEGGAGYCASKFAERVMARVLRLEQIGEPVRIIDVSPGMVKTEEFSLKRFGGDASKASSVYDGVPDPLSAADVAESVRWAIDLPDTVDVDSLVIRPRAEGSYTKVFRK; this is encoded by the coding sequence ATGGCTGACGTGTCTCAAACAGCACAAACAGTGACACAAGATGCGAAGCGCGTGGTGATAACAGGTGCGTCAAGCGGAATCGGTGCTGAAACTGCAAGAGTGTTGGCAGCAGATGGATGGCACGTTGTTCTGTTGGCACGACGTGAAGAAAAGCTTAAAGCCTTAGCTGAGGAAATTGAATCGGCTGGTGGTGTCAGTAGCTATCAGGTTTGTGACATCACGGATGAAGATTCTACGGACATTGCTGTTAAGAAGATTATTGATCAAGGCCCTGTGAAAGCCTTAGTAAATTGTGCAGGCGGGGCAATCGGTAAAGACCCAGTTGCCACGGCCAATCTTGATGATTGGCGTGGTATGTATGAGCTCAACGTCATCGGTACGCTGCGTATAACTCAGAAACTCTTGCCTACCCTGAAGGAATCAGAAGGCACTGTGCTCATTATTTCCTCAACCGCAGGTATTGAGCCTTATGAAGGAGGGGCAGGGTACTGTGCTTCAAAGTTCGCTGAACGAGTGATGGCTCGTGTGCTCAGACTTGAGCAGATTGGTGAACCGGTACGAATTATTGATGTGTCACCTGGCATGGTTAAAACCGAGGAATTCTCTCTCAAGCGCTTTGGTGGCGATGCGAGCAAGGCATCCAGCGTATATGACGGCGTTCCTGATCCCTTGAGCGCGGCTGATGTGGCTGAGTCTGTACGCTGGGCGATTGACCTGCCAGATACCGTCGACGTCGATTCATTGGTTATCCGCCCACGCGCCGAGGGCTCGTATACGAAGGTCTTCCGCAAGTAA
- a CDS encoding LysE family transporter, with the protein MTKFRHDTEEGTQVSNALRQPWKAFAVLLTATLANPVAIVYFATLVLSLPAGISNPENGLMFCIGVLLPSLCWMMLLSLVGVAIGMVLKGRHAQFATGTFGGCAIIALAVWNTFG; encoded by the coding sequence ATTACGAAGTTCAGACACGACACTGAAGAAGGCACGCAAGTAAGTAACGCACTCAGACAACCGTGGAAGGCCTTCGCAGTCTTACTTACCGCTACACTTGCAAATCCGGTAGCTATTGTGTACTTCGCCACTTTGGTGCTCTCCCTACCGGCAGGTATCAGCAATCCTGAGAACGGTTTGATGTTCTGCATAGGTGTGCTCTTACCGTCCCTATGCTGGATGATGCTCCTGTCATTGGTCGGCGTAGCCATTGGCATGGTGTTAAAGGGGCGTCACGCCCAATTCGCCACCGGAACCTTCGGCGGCTGCGCAATCATCGCCCTAGCAGTGTGGAACACCTTCGGATAA
- a CDS encoding MFS transporter — protein sequence MTVGHGFLFYTSRRVIVSSTSSQANAPASVSKPLNSPARVIAASLVGTTVEFYDFYVYATAAVLVFPKLFFPVASDTASLLASFAVFGAAMVARPIGAVFYGHMGDKRGRKATLVASLLTMGIATFVIGLLPTYNHIGIIAPILLLLLRLTQGFAIGGEWSGAALVATENAPADKRAWYGTFPQLGAPIGFIIANGLFLIINFLLPHPTSSLMQSEAFLSWGWRIPFIFSSVMVAIGLWVRFKLVESDAFKKAQKQGAIVKVPFVDTMKHHFKAVVLGTFAMLATYVLFYLMTTFSLTYGTKSTSATPAGLGITYTDFVIMQIIGVVFFGVFTLLSGPMADSMGRRKLLLIITSIIIVFALAFPLFLDDKSGTSFNGALVEAFLIIGFTLMGVTFGPMGALLPEMFPTNVRYTGSAIAYNVSSILGAALAPIIATALWSLAGGSTWLVGVYLAAASVLTLISLLLMKETKGVDYTEASVVENDAVA from the coding sequence ATGACGGTTGGTCATGGTTTTTTGTTTTACACGAGCAGAAGGGTCATCGTGTCTTCAACGTCCTCGCAGGCTAACGCGCCTGCATCCGTGTCCAAACCACTGAATTCACCAGCAAGAGTTATTGCTGCGAGCTTGGTTGGCACCACTGTAGAGTTTTATGATTTCTACGTTTATGCTACAGCTGCGGTGCTGGTATTTCCAAAGCTGTTCTTCCCTGTTGCTAGCGATACCGCTTCGCTGTTGGCATCTTTTGCAGTTTTTGGGGCTGCGATGGTTGCTCGTCCTATTGGGGCTGTCTTCTACGGACATATGGGGGATAAGCGCGGACGTAAGGCGACATTGGTTGCTTCGCTGTTGACTATGGGCATTGCAACATTTGTTATCGGGCTACTGCCAACGTATAACCACATCGGTATCATTGCCCCGATTCTCCTGCTGTTGTTGCGTTTGACACAGGGATTTGCCATTGGTGGTGAATGGTCGGGTGCTGCCTTGGTGGCTACAGAGAATGCACCTGCCGATAAGCGTGCTTGGTACGGGACTTTCCCTCAGCTGGGTGCCCCCATTGGCTTTATTATTGCCAATGGTCTGTTCTTGATTATTAACTTCCTGCTGCCTCATCCAACAAGCAGCTTGATGCAGTCTGAGGCATTCCTCTCCTGGGGTTGGCGTATTCCGTTTATATTCTCTTCGGTGATGGTGGCAATTGGATTGTGGGTACGTTTCAAGCTCGTTGAATCGGATGCTTTTAAGAAGGCACAAAAGCAGGGTGCAATCGTTAAAGTACCGTTTGTGGATACCATGAAGCACCACTTCAAAGCTGTAGTCCTTGGAACTTTCGCCATGCTAGCAACCTATGTGCTGTTCTATTTGATGACGACTTTCAGCCTGACGTACGGAACGAAATCCACTTCAGCAACACCGGCCGGATTAGGGATCACCTATACCGACTTTGTGATTATGCAGATTATTGGGGTGGTGTTCTTCGGAGTATTCACGCTGTTGTCGGGACCAATGGCTGATTCGATGGGGCGACGCAAATTACTGCTCATTATTACCAGTATCATCATCGTATTTGCGCTTGCCTTCCCGCTATTCCTTGATGACAAGAGCGGTACGTCATTCAATGGAGCTTTGGTAGAAGCTTTCTTGATAATTGGTTTTACGCTAATGGGTGTCACATTTGGCCCTATGGGGGCGCTATTGCCTGAGATGTTCCCTACTAATGTGCGATACACCGGTTCTGCGATTGCATACAATGTTAGTTCAATTCTTGGAGCAGCTCTCGCTCCAATCATTGCAACTGCCTTGTGGAGTCTTGCAGGGGGTAGCACATGGCTTGTCGGTGTATATCTTGCTGCGGCTTCGGTATTGACGTTGATTTCTTTGCTCCTGATGAAGGAGACCAAGGGTGTGGACTACACCGAGGCAAGTGTTGTAGAAAATGATGCTGTTGCATGA